The following coding sequences are from one Dermacentor silvarum isolate Dsil-2018 chromosome 4, BIME_Dsil_1.4, whole genome shotgun sequence window:
- the LOC125944835 gene encoding DDRGK domain-containing protein 1-like, translating to MEVTPRASVLLLSMVNRARTDAEVSDPGSSVDDLQQHGATGPSQRTSRRSAACEWTEGETKLMLDYYEQYFPQVGPMKKFRNKKEMFGRIAENLNKTMGITRTGEQCCSRFKTVIRRKTSATTQNKKSGNSPSDVPYDEELAKIAALDDSVEPEELRDGYGVVSRRDTGSVSSKKGSYSSSEEAEETPEFEESQSSQSTQSSSSTGQTNTAERQKTRSPRVSTSRLQDMKFFLEEIKELHAQKEAQRAARHEERKKQKEESREEKARQHKEKMAMLSRLLGITATSERENK from the exons ATGGAAGTCACACCGCGTGCAAGTGTCCTCCTCTTGTCGATGGTGAACCGGGCACGTACCGACGCGGAAG TCTCAGATCCTGGAAGCAGTGTGGACGATCTACAGCAGCATGGAGCCACGGGACCAAGCCAGAGGACCAGCCGCCGCA GTGCAGCTTGCGAATGGACGGAGGGCGAAACGAAATTGATGCTTGATTATTATGAGCAATATTTCCCCCAGGTGGGACCCATGAAgaaatttagaaataaaaaggaaatgttTGGCCGCATCGCGGAAAACCTCAATAAAACAATGGGCATAACGAGGACCGGAGAACAATGCTGCAGTCGCTTTAAGACTGTAATTAGGCGCAAAACGTCTGCAACTACCCAAAATAAGAAGTCGGGAAATTCGCCCAGCGATGTGCCATACGACGAGGAGCTGGCCAAGATAGCTGCTCTAGACGACAGCGTTGAACCAGAGGAGTTGCGAGATGGCTACGGCGTTGTGTCTAGAAGAGATACTGGGAGTGTGTCCAGCAAAAAAGGTAGTTATAGTTCGTCAGAGGAGGCGGAGGAGACGCCGGAATTTGAAGAATCTCAAAGCTCGCAGAGTACTCAGAGTAGTTCATCGACAGGGCAGACAAACACCGCTGAAAGACAAAAAACCAGGTCCCCGCGTGTTTCCACATCAAGACTGCAAGATATGAAATTTTTTCTTGAAGAAATTAAGGAGCTGCATGCGCAGAAGGAAGCACAGAGAGCAGCACGAcacgaggaaagaaaaaagcagaaagaagaaAGCCGGGAAGAGAAGGCGAGACAGCACAAGGAGAAAATGGCAATGCTGAGCCGTCTCCTTGGAATAACTGCGACGAgtgaaagagaaaataaataa